Proteins from a genomic interval of Desulfovibrio desulfuricans:
- the gap gene encoding type I glyceraldehyde-3-phosphate dehydrogenase: MPVKVGMNGFGRIGRYLLRLMADDKEIQIAAINARADNAALAYLFKYDSTYGTFQGTVDHDENGIIVNGRHITVTRCKAGEWEWERLGVTLAVETTGTIKDREGLAQHLACGAKKVVISAPGKDVDAMIVMGVNHDVYDGAKHSVISAASCTTNCLAPAVKVLHETFGFRHGLMTTIHSYTMSQRILDGTHKDWRRGRAAAVSMVPSSTGAAKAVGQVMPELEGKLNGMSVRIPTFDCSLVDLTCEVEKACDAAAVNAALQAASNGALAENMGYSEEPLVSIDYKGSTFGGVVDALSTQVLDGTMVKLLIWYDNESGFTNQLLRLLRMVGKDC, encoded by the coding sequence ATCGCCGCCATCAACGCCCGTGCGGACAACGCCGCGCTGGCCTATCTTTTCAAGTATGATTCCACTTACGGAACCTTTCAGGGCACTGTTGATCACGATGAAAACGGCATCATCGTCAATGGCCGCCACATCACCGTTACCCGCTGCAAGGCGGGCGAATGGGAATGGGAACGCCTTGGCGTGACCCTGGCCGTGGAAACCACGGGCACCATCAAGGATCGCGAAGGGCTGGCTCAGCATCTGGCCTGCGGCGCAAAAAAGGTTGTGATCTCCGCCCCCGGCAAGGACGTGGACGCCATGATTGTTATGGGCGTAAACCACGATGTCTATGACGGCGCAAAACACAGCGTCATTTCTGCCGCGTCCTGCACCACCAACTGTCTGGCCCCTGCGGTCAAGGTGCTGCACGAAACCTTTGGCTTCCGCCATGGCCTCATGACCACCATTCACTCCTACACCATGAGCCAGCGCATTCTGGACGGCACCCACAAGGACTGGCGTCGCGGCCGCGCCGCTGCCGTGTCCATGGTGCCTTCAAGCACTGGCGCTGCCAAGGCTGTGGGGCAGGTCATGCCGGAACTGGAAGGCAAGCTCAACGGCATGTCGGTGCGTATTCCCACCTTTGACTGCTCTCTGGTCGACCTGACCTGCGAAGTGGAAAAAGCCTGTGATGCCGCCGCCGTCAACGCGGCCCTCCAGGCTGCCAGCAATGGCGCTCTGGCCGAGAATATGGGCTATTCCGAAGAGCCGCTGGTGTCCATCGACTACAAGGGCAGCACCTTCGGCGGCGTGGTGGATGCGCTTTCCACCCAGGTGCTTGACGGCACCATGGTTAAACTGCTTATCTGGTACGATAACGAATCCGGCTTCACCAACCAGCTACTGCGCCTGCTGCGCATGGTGGGCAAGGACTGCTGA
- a CDS encoding flagellin N-terminal helical domain-containing protein, giving the protein MYINHNTMASQVANNLTSHYNDLKTSTSRLSSGLRINSAADDAAGLAIRELMRTDIAALQQGVRNANDAISLIQTADGALGIIDEKLTRMKELAEQAATGTYDSTQRLMIESEYQAMASEITRIATATDFNGIHLLNGNLSSDTHTGSTMSSTGKLKVHFGTANDSAEDYYYIQIGTSTASALGVGNQAATTSAGRSVSTQEAAQKALVAITNAVVSKDKIRAHLGALQNRLENTISNLSTQAENLQAAESRISDVDVATEMTQFVRNQILTQSSVAMLSQANSMPKLALNLISG; this is encoded by the coding sequence ATGTATATCAATCACAATACGATGGCCTCGCAAGTGGCCAACAATCTGACCTCGCACTACAACGACCTGAAAACCTCTACCTCGCGGCTGTCATCCGGCCTGCGCATCAATTCCGCTGCGGACGATGCCGCCGGTCTGGCCATTCGCGAACTCATGCGTACCGATATCGCCGCCCTGCAACAGGGCGTACGTAACGCCAACGACGCCATTTCCCTCATTCAGACCGCCGACGGCGCCTTGGGCATCATCGACGAAAAGCTGACCCGTATGAAGGAACTGGCCGAACAGGCCGCCACCGGTACCTATGACTCCACCCAGCGTCTGATGATCGAATCGGAGTACCAGGCAATGGCTTCGGAAATTACCCGAATCGCCACCGCCACGGACTTCAACGGCATCCACCTGCTGAACGGCAACCTGTCGAGCGACACGCACACAGGCAGTACCATGTCCAGTACGGGCAAGCTCAAGGTACACTTCGGCACAGCCAACGATTCGGCGGAAGACTACTACTACATCCAGATCGGCACGAGTACCGCCTCTGCCCTTGGTGTAGGCAATCAGGCTGCCACCACTTCCGCCGGCAGATCGGTATCGACTCAGGAGGCGGCGCAGAAGGCTCTTGTGGCCATCACCAACGCCGTTGTCTCCAAGGACAAGATCCGGGCGCATCTGGGCGCGCTGCAAAACCGGCTGGAAAACACAATCTCCAACCTGAGCACTCAGGCCGAGAACCTGCAGGCGGCTGAATCCCGCATTTCTGACGTGGACGTTGCCACGGAAATGACGCAGTTTGTCCGCAACCAGATTCTCACCCAGTCTTCTGTGGCCATGCTTTCGCAGGCCAACAGCATGCCCAAGCTGGCCTTGAACCTGATTTCCGGTTAG
- a CDS encoding flagellin N-terminal helical domain-containing protein gives MYINNNSMASNVANNLTSHYSNLATSTQRLSTGLRVNSAADDAAGLAIRELMRTDIKALQQGVRNANDAISLIQTADGALGIIDEKLTRMKELAEQASTGTYDSTQRLMIESEYQAMASEITRIANATDFNGIHLLNGNLSGDTHDGSTMTATGKMKVHFGTANDSAEDYYYIQIGTSTASALGVGNETAAGRDGSTISTQQAAQKALVAITNAVVSKDKIRAHLGALQNRLENTVSNLTTQAENLQAAESRISDVDVATEMTQFVRNQILTQSSVAMLSQANSMPKMAMQLIQG, from the coding sequence ATGTATATCAATAACAACTCAATGGCTTCCAATGTTGCCAACAACTTGACCTCGCATTACAGCAACCTGGCGACTTCGACCCAGCGTCTGTCCACAGGCCTGCGCGTGAACTCCGCTGCCGACGATGCCGCCGGCCTCGCTATTCGCGAATTGATGCGTACGGATATCAAGGCGTTGCAACAGGGCGTGCGTAATGCCAACGACGCCATTTCCCTCATTCAGACCGCCGACGGCGCCCTGGGCATCATCGACGAAAAGCTGACCCGTATGAAGGAACTGGCTGAACAGGCTTCCACCGGTACTTATGACTCCACTCAGCGCTTGATGATCGAATCGGAGTACCAGGCAATGGCTTCGGAAATTACCCGAATCGCCAACGCCACGGACTTCAACGGCATTCACCTGCTGAACGGCAATCTGTCCGGCGACACGCACGACGGCAGCACGATGACCGCCACTGGCAAGATGAAGGTCCACTTTGGCACCGCCAACGACTCCGCGGAAGACTATTACTACATCCAGATCGGCACGAGCACAGCCTCTGCCCTTGGTGTAGGCAATGAGACTGCCGCCGGTCGCGATGGATCCACCATCTCCACCCAGCAAGCGGCGCAGAAGGCCCTTGTGGCCATCACCAACGCGGTGGTTTCCAAGGACAAGATCCGGGCGCATCTGGGCGCGTTGCAGAACCGCCTGGAGAACACCGTCTCCAACCTCACCACCCAGGCTGAAAACTTGCAGGCGGCAGAATCCCGCATTTCCGACGTGGACGTGGCCACGGAAATGACGCAGTTCGTCCGCAATCAGATCCTCACCCAGTCGTCTGTGGCCATGCTCTCGCAGGCCAACAGCATGCCCAAGATGGCCATGCAGCTTATCCAGGGTTAA
- the rimO gene encoding 30S ribosomal protein S12 methylthiotransferase RimO, with protein sequence MTRAIFPHSLKVWSLSLGCPKNRVDSERLLGSLGVAVQHVEHMGKARLVFINTCGFIDPAVRESVRAVVDAIQRLEKCKVKPLLAVGGCMVGRYGAADLAAELPEVDVWLPTGELPRWPAMLAAALDLPEPPARIPGGGRLLSTGPSYAWLKVGEGCRHKCAFCTIPSIRGGLKSLTADDIADEAKALLAQGVRELDLVAQDLTSWGVDLGLKHGLPSLLEKLVGLEGLAWLRLLYLYPTGVTPELLRFIRDCGAPLLPYLDIPLQHAHPDVLSRMGRPFAGDPRRVLDTVRSMLPHAALRTTFIVGYPGETEDHFESLCRFVEESRFQHVGVFAYQAEDGTVAATLPDQVPDEVKQWRRDSLMEIQADISNELLSAQVGSRMQVLVDAPHPDWPGLHSGRVWFQAPEVDGITYVSGPGVAPGALVECDIVENTDYDLTALA encoded by the coding sequence ATGACACGAGCTATTTTTCCTCATTCCCTGAAAGTATGGTCGCTGAGCCTTGGCTGCCCCAAAAACCGCGTGGACAGTGAGCGCCTGCTTGGTTCGCTCGGGGTCGCCGTGCAGCATGTGGAACACATGGGCAAGGCGCGTCTGGTTTTCATCAATACCTGCGGATTCATCGACCCTGCCGTGCGAGAATCCGTTCGTGCGGTTGTGGACGCCATCCAGAGGCTTGAAAAGTGCAAGGTCAAACCGCTGCTGGCTGTTGGCGGCTGTATGGTGGGGCGTTATGGCGCTGCCGATCTGGCAGCGGAACTGCCGGAAGTGGACGTGTGGCTGCCCACCGGCGAGCTGCCGCGCTGGCCAGCCATGCTGGCCGCGGCCCTGGACCTGCCTGAGCCGCCTGCCCGTATCCCCGGCGGGGGCAGATTGCTTTCTACCGGCCCTTCATACGCATGGCTCAAGGTGGGCGAGGGGTGCAGGCACAAGTGCGCATTCTGCACCATTCCTTCCATTCGGGGCGGACTTAAATCGCTGACCGCCGATGATATTGCCGATGAAGCCAAGGCCTTGCTGGCGCAGGGCGTGCGCGAGCTTGATCTTGTGGCGCAGGATCTGACCTCCTGGGGTGTTGATCTTGGGCTCAAGCACGGCCTGCCCAGCCTGCTTGAAAAGCTGGTGGGGCTTGAGGGCCTCGCCTGGCTGCGCCTGCTCTACCTGTACCCCACAGGCGTGACGCCGGAGCTTTTGCGTTTTATCAGGGATTGCGGCGCACCTTTGCTGCCCTATCTGGATATTCCCCTGCAACACGCTCACCCTGATGTGCTGTCGCGCATGGGCCGGCCTTTTGCGGGCGACCCCCGGCGCGTGCTGGATACCGTGCGCTCCATGCTGCCCCATGCGGCTTTGCGCACCACGTTTATTGTTGGCTACCCTGGCGAAACGGAAGATCATTTTGAAAGCCTGTGCCGTTTTGTGGAAGAAAGCCGCTTTCAGCACGTGGGCGTGTTTGCCTATCAGGCAGAAGACGGCACCGTGGCGGCAACATTGCCAGATCAGGTGCCGGATGAAGTCAAGCAGTGGCGCCGGGATTCTCTTATGGAAATTCAGGCCGACATCAGCAACGAGCTGCTCTCCGCGCAGGTGGGCAGCCGTATGCAGGTGCTGGTGGACGCTCCGCACCCCGACTGGCCGGGGCTGCACAGCGGGCGCGTATGGTTTCAGGCGCCGGAGGTGGACGGGATCACCTACGTGAGCGGGCCGGGCGTTGCGCCCGGAGCGCTCGTGGAATGCGATATCGTGGAAAATACGGACTATGATCTGACCGCTCTGGCCTGA
- a CDS encoding putative bifunctional diguanylate cyclase/phosphodiesterase, which yields MKNADPANLSISATQSGEKPPAESPQEICLSHALQSVYGDILLIDFARDTCRELYHGEGHFARMPQNKPLAETLRRELAERVHPDDAQRFAAFFSQDSLRQTLAQTPLFAAEDIRKKALNGLYRWVRVIVFPAPQYGGEQTYIVCTEDIENHKIAADIAHENEMLRRQKLDALRYKAVVDHTRTLVFEWSGTDLTYLSHRIPELLAGEYDGRNPFDVWREDDVLYAGDMEPFDTCLARLALGIRSGEMTVRLRRRDGQYIWCKITYTKLDDGESEERYIGTLNDVDATTRTEQALRLRAEHDPLTGAFNTQTFFEKIDKLIKNRPNEQYCVLRFDVAGFKAINESFGLEEGNRLLRGIARLIRQRLIPEKEIFARLTADVFAVCLTGGTERTLQFIQNLSLRLDHYSDTFRVKLFFGICPVENSRTPAHILCDWAYLAQKTVKGSDIVNFAFYDDALRKRLHDESYITDQMYEALEKHQFRLFLQPKVQISSGRIVGAEALVRWQHPTDGLILPGRFVPLFERNGFIVRLDSYIWDQTCQILRTWIDKQYDPMPISVNMSRLHFNDDDLPNKLVSLLNKYNLPRHMLELELTESAFFANEPRLKRLMNELRSAGFVFSMDDFGTGYSSLSTLRDLPFNVVKLDRAFISDGTTNKRGQIVARNTIALARDLDMSIVAEGVETKEHARFLLNSGCNCAQGFYYSRPVDTAEFEVLSFVQEKAFWVHPQLKQDAIRLGLPISTEAPIKEY from the coding sequence ATGAAAAACGCGGACCCTGCAAACCTCAGCATATCGGCTACCCAATCCGGGGAAAAGCCTCCTGCGGAATCTCCCCAGGAAATTTGCCTTTCCCATGCCTTGCAGAGCGTCTACGGCGACATATTGCTTATAGATTTTGCAAGGGATACCTGCCGCGAACTGTACCACGGGGAAGGTCACTTTGCGCGCATGCCTCAGAATAAGCCTCTTGCCGAAACGCTCAGGCGCGAACTTGCCGAGAGGGTGCACCCTGACGACGCGCAACGCTTTGCGGCGTTTTTTTCTCAGGACAGCCTGCGCCAGACGTTGGCCCAGACTCCCCTCTTTGCTGCGGAAGACATTCGCAAAAAAGCCCTCAACGGTTTATACAGGTGGGTGCGCGTTATTGTCTTTCCTGCACCCCAATACGGCGGGGAACAGACCTATATTGTCTGCACAGAAGACATTGAAAACCACAAGATTGCGGCCGACATTGCCCATGAGAACGAGATGCTCCGCCGGCAAAAGCTGGATGCCCTGCGTTACAAGGCAGTGGTGGACCATACACGCACCCTGGTTTTTGAATGGAGCGGTACAGATCTGACCTACCTGAGCCACAGGATTCCCGAACTGCTGGCAGGCGAATATGACGGGCGCAATCCCTTTGACGTGTGGCGTGAAGACGATGTTCTCTACGCGGGCGACATGGAGCCCTTTGACACCTGTCTGGCGCGCCTTGCCCTGGGCATCCGCTCTGGCGAAATGACCGTCAGGCTGCGCCGCCGCGACGGCCAGTACATCTGGTGCAAAATCACCTACACCAAGCTTGACGACGGGGAGTCGGAAGAACGCTACATCGGCACCCTCAACGATGTGGACGCCACCACCCGTACCGAGCAGGCCCTGCGCCTGCGCGCAGAGCACGACCCCCTCACAGGCGCTTTCAACACCCAGACTTTTTTTGAAAAAATTGACAAGCTCATCAAAAACCGGCCCAATGAGCAATACTGCGTATTGCGCTTTGACGTGGCCGGGTTCAAGGCCATCAACGAATCTTTCGGGCTTGAAGAGGGCAACCGCCTGCTGCGGGGCATTGCCCGCCTGATCCGTCAGCGCCTCATTCCTGAAAAGGAAATCTTTGCCCGGCTCACCGCCGATGTTTTTGCCGTCTGCCTCACAGGCGGCACCGAGCGGACGCTACAGTTCATCCAGAACCTTTCTCTGCGGCTGGATCACTATTCCGACACCTTCCGGGTCAAGCTGTTCTTTGGCATCTGCCCTGTGGAGAACTCCCGCACTCCGGCTCACATCCTGTGCGACTGGGCCTATCTGGCGCAGAAGACGGTCAAGGGCAGCGACATTGTCAATTTTGCCTTTTACGATGATGCCCTGCGCAAACGCCTGCACGATGAAAGCTACATCACTGACCAGATGTACGAAGCGCTGGAAAAGCACCAGTTCAGGCTTTTTCTGCAACCCAAGGTGCAGATTTCCAGCGGGCGCATTGTGGGCGCAGAAGCGCTGGTACGCTGGCAGCACCCTACTGACGGGCTTATCCTGCCCGGCCGTTTTGTTCCCCTTTTTGAACGCAACGGCTTTATTGTGCGGCTGGACTCGTACATCTGGGATCAGACCTGCCAGATACTGCGCACATGGATCGACAAGCAATACGACCCCATGCCCATTTCCGTAAACATGTCACGGCTGCATTTTAACGATGACGACCTGCCCAACAAGCTCGTCAGCCTCCTGAACAAGTACAATCTGCCCCGCCACATGCTTGAGCTGGAACTGACCGAGAGTGCCTTTTTTGCCAATGAGCCAAGGCTGAAACGCCTGATGAACGAACTGCGATCGGCGGGATTTGTTTTTTCCATGGACGATTTCGGTACGGGCTATTCATCGCTGAGCACGTTGCGCGATCTGCCATTCAACGTGGTCAAGCTTGACCGGGCCTTCATCAGCGACGGCACCACCAACAAGCGCGGCCAGATTGTGGCCCGCAACACCATCGCTCTGGCGCGTGATCTTGATATGTCCATTGTGGCCGAAGGTGTGGAAACCAAGGAACACGCCCGTTTCCTGCTCAACAGCGGCTGCAACTGCGCCCAGGGATTCTATTATTCCAGGCCGGTGGATACGGCGGAGTTTGAAGTGCTCAGCTTTGTGCAGGAAAAGGCATTCTGGGTGCATCCGCAACTAAAGCAAGACGCCATCCGTCTGGGGCTGCCCATAAGCACGGAAGCTCCCATCAAGGAATACTGA
- the panC gene encoding pantoate--beta-alanine ligase, with protein sequence MQIFTNPQELAAQCKAWHRAGDDIALVPTMGYYHQGHEDLMAFARTQAKRLVVSLFVNPTQFGPGEDLEAYPRNAERDADIARSHGADALFMPQPETMYAPDHATWVEVPELSRGLCGLTRPVHFRGVCTVVLKLFMLTGADVAVFGQKDWQQQAILRRMVRDLDVPVRIETRETVREADGLALSSRNVYLSPDERAHAPEIRKALLFAQKLAQSGETSVKLLREAVLRRWAEFLPMGRLDYLSIVHPESMAPLTEVTGPALMACAVRMGKARLIDNILLRP encoded by the coding sequence ATGCAGATATTCACAAATCCCCAAGAGTTGGCGGCCCAATGCAAGGCCTGGCACCGCGCCGGAGACGATATCGCTCTGGTGCCTACCATGGGCTACTACCATCAGGGGCACGAAGACCTCATGGCCTTTGCCCGCACGCAGGCGAAACGCCTGGTGGTGAGCCTTTTTGTCAACCCTACCCAGTTTGGCCCCGGCGAGGATCTGGAAGCATATCCCCGCAATGCCGAGCGCGACGCGGACATAGCCCGCAGTCATGGGGCGGACGCGCTGTTCATGCCGCAGCCCGAAACCATGTACGCGCCAGACCACGCCACCTGGGTGGAAGTTCCCGAACTTTCCCGAGGCCTGTGCGGCCTCACCCGGCCTGTGCACTTTCGGGGCGTATGCACCGTGGTGCTCAAGCTCTTTATGCTGACCGGCGCAGATGTTGCCGTATTTGGGCAGAAGGACTGGCAGCAGCAGGCCATTCTGCGCCGCATGGTGCGCGACCTTGATGTGCCTGTGCGCATTGAAACGCGCGAAACCGTGCGCGAAGCTGATGGCCTGGCCCTTTCCTCGCGCAACGTCTACCTCAGCCCGGACGAACGCGCCCATGCTCCGGAAATCCGCAAGGCCCTGCTCTTCGCTCAAAAACTGGCCCAGAGCGGAGAAACCAGCGTCAAACTGCTGCGCGAGGCTGTGCTGCGCCGCTGGGCGGAATTTTTACCCATGGGGCGCCTTGACTACCTCAGTATTGTTCACCCGGAATCCATGGCTCCGCTCACCGAAGTCACCGGTCCGGCGCTCATGGCCTGTGCCGTGCGCATGGGCAAGGCCCGGCTTATCGACAATATTCTGTTGCGACCCTAA
- the metK gene encoding methionine adenosyltransferase, whose amino-acid sequence MHTKGKYFFTSESVTEGHPDKVADQISDAILDTLLAQDANAHVACETLVTTGMAVIAGEITTSGYADLPHVVRETIKGIGYNSSEMGFDWQTCAVINAIGRQSPDIAQGVLREKPEDQGAGDQGMMFGYACNETSTLMPAPIYWAHQLSQQLANVRKDGTVDIFRPDGKTQVSFEYQDGKPVRINNVVVSTQHSANASQADVAEAVKKHVIRPILEPSGYFDEKACEIFINTTGRFVVGGPMGDCGLTGRKIIQDTYGGSGHHGGGAFSGKDPSKVDRSGAYMGRYIAKNVVAAGLAPICEVQIAYCIGVAQPVSVLVSSQGTSDLPDELLTKAVREVFDLRPYFISKRLDLKRPIYQKSSCYGHFGRELPEFTWEKTDAVADLRTAAKV is encoded by the coding sequence ATGCACACCAAGGGCAAATACTTTTTCACTTCCGAATCTGTAACTGAAGGCCACCCCGACAAGGTCGCCGACCAGATTTCCGATGCCATTCTTGATACCCTGCTGGCACAGGACGCCAACGCCCACGTGGCCTGCGAAACCCTGGTGACCACGGGTATGGCCGTTATCGCTGGCGAAATCACCACCAGCGGCTACGCTGACCTGCCCCATGTGGTGCGCGAAACCATCAAGGGTATTGGCTACAATAGCTCAGAAATGGGTTTTGACTGGCAGACCTGCGCTGTTATCAACGCAATTGGCCGCCAGTCGCCCGACATCGCGCAGGGCGTACTGCGCGAAAAGCCAGAAGATCAGGGCGCGGGCGACCAGGGCATGATGTTTGGCTATGCCTGCAACGAAACCTCCACCCTTATGCCAGCTCCCATTTACTGGGCGCACCAGCTTTCGCAGCAGCTGGCGAATGTGCGCAAGGACGGCACGGTGGACATCTTCCGTCCCGACGGCAAAACCCAGGTTTCCTTTGAATATCAGGACGGCAAGCCCGTGCGCATCAACAACGTGGTGGTCTCCACCCAGCACAGCGCCAACGCCAGCCAGGCTGATGTGGCCGAAGCCGTGAAAAAGCACGTCATTCGCCCCATCCTGGAACCCTCCGGCTATTTTGACGAAAAGGCCTGCGAAATTTTCATCAACACCACGGGCCGTTTTGTGGTGGGTGGCCCCATGGGCGACTGCGGTCTCACAGGCCGCAAGATCATTCAGGACACCTACGGCGGCAGCGGCCACCACGGCGGCGGCGCGTTCTCCGGCAAGGACCCCTCCAAGGTTGACCGTTCCGGCGCGTACATGGGCCGCTACATCGCCAAAAACGTTGTTGCCGCGGGCCTCGCACCTATATGCGAAGTGCAGATCGCCTATTGCATCGGCGTGGCCCAGCCCGTCAGCGTACTTGTTTCCTCGCAGGGCACCAGCGACCTGCCGGACGAACTGCTGACCAAGGCCGTGCGCGAAGTCTTTGACCTGCGCCCCTACTTCATCAGCAAGCGCCTTGATCTCAAGCGCCCCATCTATCAGAAGTCTTCCTGCTACGGCCACTTTGGCCGCGAACTGCCGGAATTCACCTGGGAAAAGACAGATGCCGTAGCCGACCTGCGCACCGCCGCCAAGGTGTAG
- the aroC gene encoding chorismate synthase, with protein sequence MAGNTFGQALRLTTFGESHGVGLGGVIDGCPAGLTLTEADIQAELDRRKPGQGPTATKRKESDTVRLLSGVYEGVTTGTSIAFYIANEDQRSHDYGNLAEVFRPGHADWGYFQKYNGIRDHRGGGRSSGRETAARVAGGVIARKILERRGVKIMAACVELGGTAVQDWATLDLDNARTRPYCAATEAMPSLWDQVVLAARKAGDTLGGIVRIEARNVPAGLGEPVFDKLEAVLAHAIMSIGAVKGFSVGEGFGAAKLHGSQNNDPLLPAGPAQPGKGTFASNHAGGILGGISSGQTIVMHAAVKPIASIAVTQQTVDKEGNAASVLIGGRHDLSAIPRVVPVMEAMTALALADALLLQQRMGLGL encoded by the coding sequence ATGGCTGGCAATACATTCGGACAGGCCCTGCGGCTGACAACATTCGGCGAATCCCACGGCGTGGGCCTTGGCGGCGTCATTGACGGCTGCCCGGCGGGCCTGACCCTGACAGAGGCCGACATTCAGGCCGAGCTTGACCGCCGCAAACCCGGTCAGGGCCCCACCGCCACCAAGCGCAAGGAATCGGACACGGTTCGCCTGCTCTCCGGCGTGTATGAGGGCGTCACCACGGGCACGTCCATTGCCTTCTACATCGCCAACGAAGACCAGCGCTCGCACGACTACGGCAATCTGGCCGAAGTTTTCCGCCCCGGCCATGCGGACTGGGGATATTTCCAGAAGTACAACGGCATACGCGACCATCGCGGCGGCGGGCGCTCCTCAGGGCGCGAAACCGCAGCCCGCGTGGCTGGCGGCGTTATTGCCCGCAAGATTCTTGAACGTCGCGGCGTGAAGATCATGGCCGCCTGCGTGGAACTGGGCGGCACCGCCGTGCAGGACTGGGCGACCCTTGATCTGGACAATGCCCGCACCCGTCCCTATTGCGCCGCTACAGAGGCCATGCCCTCCCTGTGGGATCAGGTGGTGCTGGCCGCCCGCAAAGCGGGCGACACCTTGGGCGGCATTGTGCGCATCGAGGCGCGCAACGTGCCCGCAGGCCTCGGCGAACCCGTATTTGACAAGCTGGAGGCTGTGCTGGCCCATGCCATCATGAGCATTGGCGCGGTCAAAGGCTTTTCTGTGGGCGAAGGTTTCGGCGCGGCCAAGCTGCATGGCTCACAGAACAACGATCCCCTGCTCCCCGCCGGTCCGGCGCAGCCCGGCAAGGGCACCTTTGCTTCCAACCACGCCGGAGGCATCCTGGGCGGCATTTCCAGCGGGCAGACCATTGTCATGCACGCTGCGGTCAAGCCCATTGCATCCATAGCTGTTACCCAACAGACCGTGGACAAGGAGGGCAATGCCGCTTCCGTATTGATTGGCGGACGGCACGACCTTTCCGCCATCCCGCGCGTTGTGCCAGTTATGGAAGCCATGACGGCTCTGGCCCTTGCGGATGCCCTGCTGCTCCAGCAGCGCATGGGGCTGGGCCTGTGA
- a CDS encoding helix-hairpin-helix domain-containing protein: MNKKTDVRSLHALRSVGPATIEDLRLLGVADISDMAGRDPQALYDELCRIKGQKIDICCLDVFNCAVAQAKNPELPADQRNWFWWSRQRKAATSPRIADKASA; encoded by the coding sequence GTGAACAAAAAGACGGATGTCCGCTCCCTGCACGCCCTGCGTTCCGTAGGCCCGGCAACCATTGAAGACCTGCGCCTGCTTGGCGTTGCTGACATTTCCGACATGGCTGGGCGCGACCCTCAGGCCCTGTATGATGAATTGTGCCGCATCAAAGGCCAGAAAATTGATATCTGTTGCCTTGATGTTTTCAATTGCGCTGTTGCTCAGGCAAAGAACCCGGAACTTCCTGCTGATCAGCGCAACTGGTTCTGGTGGTCGCGGCAGCGCAAAGCTGCAACAAGCCCAAGGATTGCTGACAAGGCGAGTGCATGA